Below is a genomic region from Salvelinus fontinalis isolate EN_2023a chromosome 2, ASM2944872v1, whole genome shotgun sequence.
AACATCAAACAAAAACAACACGTTTTTGTGTCCCCATAATGCCAATATATATCATTACATATTAACATGTAAGTACCATATTCCCATGTCAGGTAATTGAACATAATTCTGTGTGAAATGAAAAGGAACAATCAGACTTAATGAGAGATGTTATGTCTAACACATGGTAAATGAAGCATGATTCATTGTTCTGGATTTTCCCATGTCCCCCTCCTTTCAGACCACTATCCCTCCCAGTAAATCTAAGCCACCAGATACAACAGTAGATTCATGGGAAACATCCTCTCCATTGCTTTGTACAGTGGTAATTTGTCTTAATTTTGATACATTCAGTTTGGCTGTCTGCCCAGCTTCCCAGATGTGACCAGTCTGTTTGACAGATTAAAAACCCAACAACTTCATGAAAGCTAAGACGTTTTGACTTGCTTAGCCTAGAGACAGTCTGAGGTGAAAGCCTTGCAGGTCAACGACCCACCACATAGACGTTGGTCAGTCATGAAAACATCTGGATACAGCTGTCTCCACTCCGCTTTCAAATGAACCACTAACTCTGTTTCCTCTCGCACCCAAACATATCACAGACTTATTTCTCTCCTGATGATCAGTCTTTCCCTTCATGCAAAGATGCTCCTCTGGTTTGCGATCAGTGCAGTTTggctttccctcctcctctccttctttctctcaagTCTCATCTTCCAGCATACCGCACTTAGCGCCAATAGCACCAGTCCAGCAGATAGTAGCACCAGCCCAAAGTAGGAGATGGTGGACCCATGTGAGTTGAAGCTGTAGGCCACAGAAGTGACCACGATACCGGCAATGAGAATGACCACGCCAAACGGCACTGTGCAGCGATAGCAGGAGAGTTCTGCACCACCTGTGGCCGCATTCAGTAGGATTTCAGTGACCAAAGGGTGGTCATTGATGTTGGCCTTCTCCACGACAGCTCTTTCTGGGGCTGCTGGCACTGTCATGGTGTCTTTACTGGGTTCCTCTGGCATCGCAGGATCCAGCATCAAAGTTTTGCTTCTTTCCAACCACAGATGGATCCTCACTTTAACCACAGACGGGTCTTCACTTTTTATATCCTGAGGTTGTTCTGTCAGCGTGTCCCAATCTATGTGAAGAAATATATCATTTGTTATGTCATAGTGAAGGGAGTGTCAAAATCCATATGTTCCTCAACATGTTGCCCAATTGTAGCCTCACTGGACATAATAAAATAGGCCTAAACAATAATTTAAGTAGCTATTATGTGCATGTACATGGCCTCAGTCGGAATGGTTGACAGCTTAAGACATGAGCCATTTGGCACTTAGTAACTCCAGGCAACCTCCTTGCACAATGCTAGTCTCTGGCCCAGCAAAGtccaaaaacacatgttttcatGTGATCACGTGATagtatgtgaagttaatgtgataacatgcGACAACAAGTAAAGCAACATGTGATagataacatgaaactacacatgtgaaatgttcaaaaaaataaataaaacatgatttcacatgtacAATTCAATGTGAAATTATGTGATTTTACACATGTAAAATCATGCGGTTTTTCTGTGGTTTTGCTGTAAGGGGTGTTATGTTTGAATTGAATTTCAATGTGTCTAGAAAGTTAGTAATGGAAAATATTGTAGCCTTAGCTGTGCCACATGCATAGGCTATAATTCCGATGACTACATAGTCTACCTACCATATATAAACACGTTATCTCAAGTTGTTATAATGATTACATAAAAGGAAACATATCATGTATGAGGAAAAGTGTTTGGGTTGGAGAGATCGAGTTTTACGCGTGGACCAACTTCCGGTAAACACACAGTGAATATTGTGTGATGACGAAAAAAATCTGCATGTTCGATAAGTGTCTAACAAAGTGTTTAAACTTACCTTGCACGCATTTCCATGCCCGCACCGTTTAGAATGTGGTTTTGCCCATCGATGAATAAAACATGGACTGTAATACGCTTTTGTATTCCAGTAACTCCGTATACTTTCAAAAGCCAACACAAGTGGGACTCCCCTCCGTCTTTATGTACATTCAATTATAAACCAGATTCAATGTGTAGGTCCAGAACACAGTTTCACTCTCCACTTCGCTCAGCCAGTCTACAGCTCGCACCGTAAACGCTGTGTTGGAATTTGACTCCCATTCATCGGATGTCCCCTGTGCGTTTCCTCCTGTGTAAGAAAACGACTGTTTGACTGCCATCTTCTTGCATTGCAAGCACGTTTGTAGAATATCGGTGGCTATGGGGGTGGGGTGAACCAAAAGCGGGCCACAGGTTTTTATTATTATCTTGGCTTCAGAGGAGGGGGGACCTTTTAACCTCTTTTGACTAAGGCAGGGCCAACATGAAGCACAGCTGTTGGGATGTCCAGACACATTTATATAGCCTAGAACTGCGCAATAGGCCTTTGAAGCAGATGTTGGCTAATACGAAGATGAGTAATAGCAGTTGAAGTATTACAATATTATCACATCAtgacaaacaaacatacacacacacacacacacacaaccatacaaacacatacaacatacaaacacacacacttgcgcTTACAAGAATATCCATGCACATATCTTCATGTTTGGTTATTTTTAATTAAAACAAGGGACTCTAAGATGATTGACATATGGTCTATCAAAATGGGAGCATGGTTCATAGGACCTATGTGTCTGGAAATTCATGCTGTCACACACCCATGCTATGCCTGTGATCCAATGGCAGCCACCAGGGACTGTGGATGGGATATGCCTACTGCCTGTAACACAAGTGCTCCCCAAGACAGATCTGACACATAGTAATGTGATACGGGGTGTTGTCTTGTCTCTTCCTTCCTGCAGTAAATCCCTTCCCAAAAAGAGACAGTGGCAACAGGAAATCATGGCTCTTCCACAACCCTTAGCTGGACCATATACTGTCCGGCTGGAAAACTGATTTTAGTAATATGACATATCTCTAAACTATCCCTCAGAGGCACTTATGGAGTGACATATTTTAGAGTGATTATCATTTGGGCCTACCTTCAATCAGTGGCATATGTAAATGCTGAATTTGCCTGGTGTGTTTGCAAAAGAAGAGTGCAAATGATgcttttgtggcctgctggaggtcattttgcagggctctggcagtgctcctccttgcaccaaggcggaggtagcggtcctgctgctgggttgttgccctcctacggcctccttcacgtctcctgatgtactggcctgtctcctggtagcgcctccatgctctggacactacgctgacagacacagcaaaccttcttgccacagctcgcattgatgtgccatcctggatgagctgcactacctgagccacttgtgtgggttgtagactccgtctcatgctaccactagagtgagagcatcgccagcattcaaaagtgaccaaaacatcaaccaggaagcatagaaactgagaagtggtctgtggtcaccacctgcagaatcactcctttattgggggtgtcttgctaattgcctataatttccaccttttgtctattccatttgcacaacagcatgtgaaatttattgtcaatcagtgttgcttcctaagtggacagtttgatttcacagaagtgtgattgacttggagttacattgtgttgtttaagtgttccctttatttttttgagcagtgtatatcactgGAATGACTGACGCACTTCAGCGCACGCACGGCGTCTGAAGCGCACACACGGAGTCCTAGATCACATGATCAAATGTCAGAGCACGGTTTGAAAACATGTCGCTGCACTTTACAGATGAGGAATTTCTGGAGGCATGGAAGGAATTAGATAAACCTCAGTTGGAGGGGGGGTGGGAGTTTTTCACAGAGACAATGGGTGTCAAAATCTACCGGCTGTATGACAAGGTACATTTAAGTTACTGTTTTGAGACAGGAATAGAAAGTGAAAACTGCTGTGTTAGCTTATCGGCGGTTAGCGTCGTTAGCTGGCGAAGCAATAGTTAATTCATTGTGATTATGCCGATTGGCGTGATTGAATGACGCACTGGCATCGATCTGTTGGATGTGCTCGCACGTAGACTATTTTCACGTTTCATACGTTGTATTATTTTCACATCGAAAAGGACATTTACATGAAATAGCATAGCAGATTTTGTGAGTAGGCTACGTTAGACTCGAGCATCAGGCCCACTGGCAAAATGCGGAAGTCGCTATTCGTTATCATCAACTAAAGTGTTTTAAACGTCATATTGATGATCGAGTAGGCTAAGGGAGAGGGGTAAATTGAGCCattcagaattcatgtaaacgtTAGTTTTGAAAGCATACTGTATCTTGTCCATAAAACAAGTGGCCATTTGGCACAACTTTCCTCCGCAATTCAACACAAATACGATCGCTTTTTTGTATTTCAGTCATTTTAAGCATATTTTAACAAGGCTTAACACCTAAAAAACACTTTGTACCAATTTTTGttttaacataggccaggccctgttgttacctcatatcccagcgataATGCCTTTTATTATgcctggaaagaaaacacttcaacttgctcaacttaccccaaggcaaacattttgactatatttgCACACACAGATACAATGATTAACTATTATGCTAGGTTTAAAAGaaaaatccaaatcaaatcatcaaaggttatttgtcacgtgccgaatacaacaggtgtagaccttagagtgaattGCTTACctacaagaccttaaccaacaatgcagttttaagaaaaaaataagtcttaagaaagtatttactgaagtaaacaatataaaaatactaatttaagaaaatagaaaaataacaaataattaaagagcaacaataacagtaacgagggtatatacagggggtaccggtacaaagtcaatgtgcgggggcacaggttagtcgaggtaattgaggtaatatgtacatgtaggtagaggtaaagtgactgtacatagataataaacagagactagcagcagtgtaaaaatgtgGGGGGTGAGGGGGTcagtgcaaatagtccgggtagccatttggttagctgttcaggagtcttatggcttgggggtagaagctgataagaagccttttggacctagactttgactgcttgccgtgcggtagcagaggacAGTCTATtaatagggtggctggagtctttggcaattttgagggccttcctctgatactgcctggtatagaggtgctgggtgtcaggaagcttggcctcagtgatgcactgggccgtacgcactaccctctgtagtgccttgcagtcggaggtcgagcagttgccaggcagtgatgcaaccagtcaggatgctctcaatggtgcagctgtagaactttatgaggatctgaggacccataccaaatcttttcagtctcctgagggggagtagGCGttttcatgccctcttcacgactgtcttggtgtgtttggaccatgacagtttgttggtgatgtggaccacaaggaacttgaagctctcatctcaacctgctccactacagccccgttgatgagaatgtgggcatgctcggccctccttttcctgtagtccacaatcatctcctttgtcttgatcacgttgagggagaggttgttgtcctggcgccACACTGCCAGGACTcagacctccttcctataggctgtctcatcgttctcggtgatcaggcctaccactgtgttgtctgcaaacttaatgatggtgttgtaggCTAGAGATAGTGGGGTGAATGGCACCCCCAGAAATATGCCAAATATTGCATTTTGTGCTGCGTCTGTTGGGTATGGTGTGCCAAATTGTAGCCTAGAACATTACGCATTCTCAGACAGTACCTTTTCACAGAATGCATGTTTGTTTTTTATTAAAACCCCTGCCTAACTCTATCCCTAGCTCAAGTTTCTGGAGAAATAATATCCTGTGCAAATCCAGCACATTTCTTGGGGTTGCATGTTTCTTCAACTGGCAATAATCAGAGTCCTGTGGTATGGGATTAGTTACATTGTAGGTGTGGTATATATTTGGAAGAGAGAACTTCTTTCATATGCTGTTCACAGGAAACTGGACTTTATGAGTACAAAGTCTTTGGAGTGCTTGCCACCTGCACTCCAGAACTGTGTGCTGATGTCTACATGGACTTGCCCTATCGGAAACAATGGGATGGATATGTCAAAGGTAAAGAGTAACACAACCTCTCCCTAGATCGACTTTCTTCCATTCAAACCTCTTGTTGCACTCAACCCCTAATAAGGGCCATTTATAAGACTCGTAACACATTCATAAGCAACTAAATTATGTCAGTTTGGTTGAGTATTGATGACATGGCATTGCATATTAATGCTTGTTTTATATGGTGCTTACCTATGCATGTGTTATTGTTCATATGTATAGCCCCTTTAACTCTTACTTAATTATCTAAAATATGAGCTCCACAAAATAGTTGAAACCATCACCTTTCCATTGTCCTTTTCTATTCACTCCTGTTTTCTATCCCAATCAAACAGATCATAACCAAGAATCTCTTATCTCAGTTTTCATGAGGATCGCAACAAGAGCACAGGGCCAGTTTGGCAGTTAATAACTTTTCTCATCTTTTGTTCTCTCTTGCCTCCCCAAAGTATCCAACAGGTAACATGTCTGTCCACCTGAATTTAACCATAGACTGTAGCCATTGATGTCGTAGTTGGGTAGTTAGCACTCTGGTATAGCcatgggctaatgttgttgtgtcCTTTGTGTATTAACGTGCTTAATCAAATGTTCATATAAGCCTAGATTGTGTGAACAAACAAGGACCTTGAAGATGTTCTTTCAAGGGCTTGTATCTTGAAAATGTACTTTTTTGTTTCGTCGACCCTCTGAGAAATTACCAACAGGTTCCATCTTAACAAGGTAGGCCTAAATCATTGGCCATATCTTGTTTTCGGATTTCCAAATACTGTACTGTTGTCCTTTTTCAAGAAGAGACAACAGGGTTATGGATATCCTGGAAATGATAACTAACTGAAGTAACACATTTGCCTCTCCCAGAGACTTGTTGCGTGAGAGGGTGGAGTGGGCTTTTTATTGGAAACACATCCTTGGCTTCAGCTCCTGACTGCCGTCAAGCTTTTTGCTGTTGAATAAAATTGCCATTTCAATAGATTGGATAGTTGCTGTATTCTGAAAGTGCTGTTGGTGTCTTTGCTTGCACATGTGATTGTATCTTGATGTGagctgtacactcttagaaaaaagggttccaaaagggttctgcggTTGTCCCCCCTTTTTGGTCCCAGGTAGAActtttttgggttccatgtagaaccctctgtggaaggggttctacatggaacccaaaatggttttacctggaaccaaaagggttctacctagaatcaAAATGGGTTATtcgaagaaccccttttggttctagatagcaccttttttttctaagtGCAGCCAGTCTTCTAGAAGATGTATGATTTAATCATGCAATGAATAGTATGACattatagtataatataatagATGACTGATGTTTCATGATGTAAGCACTGCTTTATTTTGTGTGTGCCTTTTTGTTTTTTTGCAGAGCTGCATGAGAAGGACTATGATGGTCATTCAGCAATCTACTGGGAGGTGAAATACCCATTTCCTCTGTCAAACAGAGACGTATCCTTAATGAAGTAAAATGTCAAAATAAATAATACCTGTACATAATATCAGGTCATTATGTTTCTCAGTAAAAGCAAATAGGCCTgtgctttttattttattaattttttaCTAAATACATACTCCCTACACAATATCACATAATCCTGTTCTATGTATTCACCCACCCACAATGTCTCAATCTTGCTTTTATCCCTCTCGTCCTTTTCACATTTACAATGGGTCTGACATGGTGAAGTGAAACCAAGTATGGTTTATAGTATTAAGAGTAATGTGAGAAATGTATTGTTCTTTAGGCGACAACACGGGACAGTATATTTTCTCAAGGAGTAACTAATCCAGTCACAGGGTGTGGACCACATTAGACCATATTATCTCTACCAGGCTTCTTTAACAGTGTAAACCTCAGTACGTGTACGTCAGGGAGCGGAGGGACGTTGACGTGGACAGCAGGAAGATCTGGGTGGTCCTGGCTAAGAGCTCCCCACAGTCCCCGTTACCAGAGAAGAGTGGGGTGCAGCGAGTGAATGACTACAAGCAGACTGTGGCCATGGAGAGTGATGGTGCCTGTGGCACTAAAGGTACTGCTCACTCTAGAGTACACCAGATCCAATCAGAACTCATCCCTGTAGTACCATTTTAAATGTCCATAGTGGAAACTGTTCAGTTGTGAACTTGAATCTGTTGTGGATCTGTCTGTGAAGTCACTTGCTTTTTATTGACAGACATTTACATTTGCATTATTTTCTTTCAGTCTTCATGAATTACTTTGATAACCCTGGTGGTAATATTCCAACCTGGCTTGTGAACTGGGCAGCCAAGGTGAGTTCAGACCTGAGTGCTATCTAAAACCTAATAGGATTTGATTCCCTTTTTGATTcccggtagaacccttttggttccaggtagaaccctttacacagagggttctacatggaaccaaaatgtGTCCTATCTGGAACCAGAAAtggttcttctatggggacagccaaagaacccctttggaacccttttttctacgtTTAGCAGCTCATCTTTTTCTGTTGGTGGGATGGCtgacatattcatagtagagtaATAATAAAGAAGTACTATAGAATTAAGAAAACGGTTTGTTTACTCACATTTATATCTACTTGCCAGTTTTGAATGCCCCAAAGCATGCCCTGTTATCTCAAATGGAAGGCTTTATTCACGCTGTTAATCTCAAGCAGATGTTTTGTGTTAGGATGCCAATGGTTCCTCTCTGTTGCCCCATTTGGGTGTGTCTACTCTGCTAGTCTATCCATGACGTTCATTGACAAAGTCATCTACTCCCCGTGTTTCAACAGAGCGGAGTGCCTGCCTTCCTTACAGACATGCAGAAGGCCTGTGGCAATTACTCAAACTATTGCCAGAAGAACAAGAAATGAACGCCCTTGGTGGGAAGTCGCATCAAAGCCACAAGGATGGCATTTTTCAGCTCATCGTTCAATAAAGTCTACACTTACGGTGTCTGAGGGGCATTGTGGGTGTTTTGGGTATGGTTGGAGACTTATTACGAAGTCAATAGGTGAAAGTGGTGTTGGTGTAATCTGCAGCTGGATGTGGTATTAACTGGGGCATGTACTGTATTTTAAAGTTGTTTATTAGTTGtataaaaatatatgtatttcaATGGAAGTTATCTGGTACTGACTTCCTACTCCTATGTAAATGTTGCATTTTGGGATTGCCCACAGTAAGGGCTTGGATGAGATCTGTAGTGATCTACCCCGTTTTAACGAGTACTGTGTTTCTTTGACGACAATGGCTTTTCCTTTTATTTTCCTGTTTGTTGTGGTCAaatgtatgttgttgtttttttaaatcctACATTTGTTATGTATGAATGTTCAGTCAATGAATGATATGCATTTTTGCACTTGTGATTAAGCACTGACATCAAATCAACTTCCAAACCTTAATGTCTACAGGAAAAAATGCTGTGCTGTAATTGTACTGTTCATCAGCCTAT
It encodes:
- the LOC129825331 gene encoding transmembrane protein 100-like; this translates as MLDPAMPEEPSKDTMTVPAAPERAVVEKANINDHPLVTEILLNAATGGAELSCYRCTVPFGVVILIAGIVVTSVAYSFNSHGSTISYFGLVLLSAGLVLLALSAVCWKMRLERKKERRRESQTALIANQRSIFA
- the pctp gene encoding phosphatidylcholine transfer protein, which gives rise to MSLHFTDEEFLEAWKELDKPQLEGGWEFFTETMGVKIYRLYDKETGLYEYKVFGVLATCTPELCADVYMDLPYRKQWDGYVKELHEKDYDGHSAIYWEVKYPFPLSNRDYVYVRERRDVDVDSRKIWVVLAKSSPQSPLPEKSGVQRVNDYKQTVAMESDGACGTKVFMNYFDNPGGNIPTWLVNWAAKSGVPAFLTDMQKACGNYSNYCQKNKK